A part of Capsicum annuum cultivar UCD-10X-F1 chromosome 6, UCD10Xv1.1, whole genome shotgun sequence genomic DNA contains:
- the LOC107876150 gene encoding coatomer subunit beta'-1 isoform X2, translated as MPLRLEIKRKLAQRSERVKAVDLHPTEPWILASLYSGTICIWNYQTQTMAQSFEVTELPVRSAKFIARKQWIVAGADDMFIRVYNYNTMDKVKVFEAHTDYIRCVAVHPTLPYVLSSSDDMLIKLWDWEKGWLCTQIFEGHSHYVMQVTFNPKDTNTFASASLDRTIKIWNLGSPDPNFTLDAHLKGVNCVDYFTGGDKPYLITGSDDHTAKVWDYQTKSCVQTLEGHTHNVSAVCFHPDLPIIMTGSEDGTVRIWHATTYRLENTLNYGLERVWAIGYMKGSRRVVIGYDEGTIMVKLGREVPVASMDNSGKVIWAKHNEIQTINIKSVGAGYEVTDGERLPLAVKELGTCDLYPQSLKHNSNGRFVVVCGDGEYIIYTALAWRNRSFGSALEFVWSSDGEYAVRESTSRIKIFSKNFQEKKSIRPTFSAEHIYGGTLLAMCSNDFICFYDWTECRLIRRIDVNVKNLYWADSGDLVAIASDSSFYILKYNRDVVSAHFDSGRSVDDQGVEDAFELLYEINERVRTGIWVGDCFIYNNSSSRLNYCVGGEVTTMFHLDRPMYLLGYLANQSRVFLIDKEFNVVGYTLLLSLIEYKTLVMRGDWDRANEVLPSIPKEHHNSVARFLESRGMIEEALEVATDADYRFDLAIQLGKLEIAKEIAVVAQSESKWKQLGELAMSAGMLEMAEDCLKHANDLSGLLLLYSSLGDAEGIAELSSIAKEHGRNNVAFLCLFLLGKVEECVQLLVDSNRIPEAAFMARSYLPSKVSEIVAIWRKDLNKINQKAAEALADPEEYPNLFEHWQIAHAIEARVAEERGVYPPAADYEKYADRATSNLVEAFSNMRMDEEEPLENGELDHEVVHDDEVQEQGQDDTQQESQEEAVVVDADSTDGAVLVNGNEAEEEWVLTPRH; from the exons ATG CCTCTAAGGTTGGAGATTAAG AGGAAACTTGCTCAAAGATCAGAAAGGGTAAAGGCTGTCGATCTACATCCTACGGAGCCATG GATATTGGCTAGTTTATATTCAGGGACCATTTGCATCTGGAACTACCAGACTCAG ACAATGGCACAATCTTTTGAAGTTACTGAATTACCAG TAAGATCAGCGAAATTTATAGCACGCAAGCAGTGGATTGTTGCTGGTGCTGATGACATGTTTATTCGTGTATACAATTATAACACCATGGATAAGGTTAAAGTATTTGAGGCACATACAGATTATATTAGGTGCGTGGCTGTTCATCCTACTCTACCATATGTGCTGTCATCATCTGATGACATGCTTATAAAGCTCTGGGACTGGGAGAAGGGATGGTTATGCACTCAGATTTTTGAGGGTCATTCCCATTATGTGATGCAAGTCACATTTAATCCAAAAGACACCAATACTTTTGCTAGTGCGTCTCTTGATCGGACTATAAag ATTTGGAACCTTGGCTCTCCTGACCCTAACTTTACGCTGGATGCCCATCTGAAAGGGGTTAATTGTGTTGACTATTTCACTGGTGGTGATAAACCTTATCTGATTACTGGTTCTGATGATCACACTGCTAAG GTGTGGGACTATCAGACAAAAAGTTGCGTCCAGACTCTTGAAGGTCACACACACAATGTTTCTGCTGTGTGTTTTCATCCAGATCTTCCTATTATAATGACAGGGTCTGAAGATGGTACTGTTCGTATATGGCATGCCACTACTTACAG ACTTGAGAACACGTTAAATTATGGCCTTGAAAGAGTTTGGGCTATTGGTTACATGAAAGGTTCAAGAAG GGTTGTTATTGGTTACGATGAGGGAACCATTATGGTAAAACTTGGTCGAGAGGTACCTGTTGCTAGCATGGATAATAGTGGAAAAGTCATATGGGCTAAGCACAATGAGATTCAAACTATTAATATCAAGAGTGTGGGGGCGGGTTACGAG GTTACTGATGGAGAAAGATTGCCCTTGGCGGTCAAGGAATTGGGAACTTGTGACCTATACCCACAA AGCTTAAAGCATAATTCAAATGGAAGGTTTGTTGTAGTTTGCGGAGACGGCGAGTATATCATATATACTGCTCTGGCTTGGAGAAATAGGTCATTTGGCTCGGCGCTGGAATTTGTTTGGTCGTCTGATGGAGAGTATGCTGTCAGAGAAAGTACTTCAAGGATTAAGATTTTCAGCAAAAATTTCCAG GAGAAAAAGAGCATCCGCCCTACTTTCTCAGCTGAGCACATCTATGGGGGTACTTTATTGGCGATGTGTTCAAATGATTTCATTTGCTTCTATGATTGGACTGAGTGCAGATTGATACGCCGAATCGACGTTAATGTCAAA AACCTCTACTGGGCCGACAGTGGTGATCTAGTGGCTATTGCTAGTGATTCTTCATTCTATATACTTAAGTATAAT CGCGATGTTGTTTCTGCACATTTCGATAGTGGCAGATCTGTAGATGACCAAGGTGTTGAAGATGCTTTTGAACTTCTTTATGAGATAAATGAACGTGTTAGAACTGGAATTTGGGTTGGAGATTGTTTCATTTACAATAATTCATCTTCGAGACTGAACTACTGTGTCGGTGGCGAG GTGACTACAATGTTTCACTTAGACAGACCCATGTACCTGCTGGGATATCTCGCTAATCAAAGTAGAGTTTTCCTGATTGACAAAGAGTTCAA TGTCGTGGGATATACTCTACTCCTCAGCTTGATAGAGTACAAGACACTTGTGATGCGTGGTGACTGGGACAGAGCTAATGAGGTCTTACCGTCGATCCCTAAGGAGCACCATAACAG TGTTGCTCGCTTCTTGGAATCACGAGGAATGATTGAGGAAGCATTGGAAGTTGCAACAGACGCTGACTACAGATTCGATCTTGCCATACAGTTGGGTAAATTAGAGATTGCAAAG GAAATTGCTGTAGTAGCACAGAGTGAATCCAAATGGAAGCAGTTGGGTGAACTAGCAATGTCTGCTGGCATG CTGGAGATGGCCGAGGATTGTTTGAAGCATGCTAATGACTTGAGTGGTTTACTGCTGCTTTATTCCTCATTAGGAGATGCTGAAGGAATTGCTGAACTATCATCTATTGCAAAGGAGCATGGAAGAAACAATGTTGCATTCCTTTGCCTGTTCCTCTTGGGTAAAGTGGAAGAGTGTGTTCAGCTTTTGGTTGACAG CAACCGGATACCTGAAGCTGCATTTATGGCTAGATCTTATCTTCCAAGTAAGGTTTCTGAAATAGTTGCAATTTGGAGGAAGGACCTTAATAAG ATTAACCAGAAAGCAGCAGAAGCCTTGGCTGATCCTGAAGAATATCCTAACCTGTTTGAGCACTGGCAAATTGCACATGCTATTGAAGCTAGAGTCGCAGAGGAAAG GGGTGTATACCCACCAGCAGCAGATTATGAGAAATATGCTGATAGAGCAACTTCCAACCTTGTAGAAGCTTTCAGCAACATGAGAATGGATGAAGAAGAACCCCTTGAAAATGGAGAATTGGACCATGAG GTTGTTCATGATGATGAGGTGCAAGAACAGGGACAAGATGATACTCAACAAGAGAGCCAAGAAGAGGCTGTTGTAGTAGATGCTGACTCTACTGACGGTGCAGTACTCGTCAATGGAAACGAGGCTGAAGAAGAGTGGG TGCTTACACCACGTCACTAG
- the LOC107876150 gene encoding coatomer subunit beta'-2 isoform X1 — MPLRLEIKRKLAQRSERVKAVDLHPTEPWILASLYSGTICIWNYQTQTMAQSFEVTELPVRSAKFIARKQWIVAGADDMFIRVYNYNTMDKVKVFEAHTDYIRCVAVHPTLPYVLSSSDDMLIKLWDWEKGWLCTQIFEGHSHYVMQVTFNPKDTNTFASASLDRTIKIWNLGSPDPNFTLDAHLKGVNCVDYFTGGDKPYLITGSDDHTAKVWDYQTKSCVQTLEGHTHNVSAVCFHPDLPIIMTGSEDGTVRIWHATTYRLENTLNYGLERVWAIGYMKGSRRVVIGYDEGTIMVKLGREVPVASMDNSGKVIWAKHNEIQTINIKSVGAGYEVTDGERLPLAVKELGTCDLYPQSLKHNSNGRFVVVCGDGEYIIYTALAWRNRSFGSALEFVWSSDGEYAVRESTSRIKIFSKNFQEKKSIRPTFSAEHIYGGTLLAMCSNDFICFYDWTECRLIRRIDVNVKNLYWADSGDLVAIASDSSFYILKYNRDVVSAHFDSGRSVDDQGVEDAFELLYEINERVRTGIWVGDCFIYNNSSSRLNYCVGGEVTTMFHLDRPMYLLGYLANQSRVFLIDKEFNVVGYTLLLSLIEYKTLVMRGDWDRANEVLPSIPKEHHNSVARFLESRGMIEEALEVATDADYRFDLAIQLGKLEIAKEIAVVAQSESKWKQLGELAMSAGMLEMAEDCLKHANDLSGLLLLYSSLGDAEGIAELSSIAKEHGRNNVAFLCLFLLGKVEECVQLLVDSNRIPEAAFMARSYLPSKVSEIVAIWRKDLNKINQKAAEALADPEEYPNLFEHWQIAHAIEARVAEERGVYPPAADYEKYADRATSNLVEAFSNMRMDEEEPLENGELDHEVVHDDEVQEQGQDDTQQESQEEAVVVDADSTDGAVLVNGNEAEEEWGTNTEGKPSA; from the exons ATG CCTCTAAGGTTGGAGATTAAG AGGAAACTTGCTCAAAGATCAGAAAGGGTAAAGGCTGTCGATCTACATCCTACGGAGCCATG GATATTGGCTAGTTTATATTCAGGGACCATTTGCATCTGGAACTACCAGACTCAG ACAATGGCACAATCTTTTGAAGTTACTGAATTACCAG TAAGATCAGCGAAATTTATAGCACGCAAGCAGTGGATTGTTGCTGGTGCTGATGACATGTTTATTCGTGTATACAATTATAACACCATGGATAAGGTTAAAGTATTTGAGGCACATACAGATTATATTAGGTGCGTGGCTGTTCATCCTACTCTACCATATGTGCTGTCATCATCTGATGACATGCTTATAAAGCTCTGGGACTGGGAGAAGGGATGGTTATGCACTCAGATTTTTGAGGGTCATTCCCATTATGTGATGCAAGTCACATTTAATCCAAAAGACACCAATACTTTTGCTAGTGCGTCTCTTGATCGGACTATAAag ATTTGGAACCTTGGCTCTCCTGACCCTAACTTTACGCTGGATGCCCATCTGAAAGGGGTTAATTGTGTTGACTATTTCACTGGTGGTGATAAACCTTATCTGATTACTGGTTCTGATGATCACACTGCTAAG GTGTGGGACTATCAGACAAAAAGTTGCGTCCAGACTCTTGAAGGTCACACACACAATGTTTCTGCTGTGTGTTTTCATCCAGATCTTCCTATTATAATGACAGGGTCTGAAGATGGTACTGTTCGTATATGGCATGCCACTACTTACAG ACTTGAGAACACGTTAAATTATGGCCTTGAAAGAGTTTGGGCTATTGGTTACATGAAAGGTTCAAGAAG GGTTGTTATTGGTTACGATGAGGGAACCATTATGGTAAAACTTGGTCGAGAGGTACCTGTTGCTAGCATGGATAATAGTGGAAAAGTCATATGGGCTAAGCACAATGAGATTCAAACTATTAATATCAAGAGTGTGGGGGCGGGTTACGAG GTTACTGATGGAGAAAGATTGCCCTTGGCGGTCAAGGAATTGGGAACTTGTGACCTATACCCACAA AGCTTAAAGCATAATTCAAATGGAAGGTTTGTTGTAGTTTGCGGAGACGGCGAGTATATCATATATACTGCTCTGGCTTGGAGAAATAGGTCATTTGGCTCGGCGCTGGAATTTGTTTGGTCGTCTGATGGAGAGTATGCTGTCAGAGAAAGTACTTCAAGGATTAAGATTTTCAGCAAAAATTTCCAG GAGAAAAAGAGCATCCGCCCTACTTTCTCAGCTGAGCACATCTATGGGGGTACTTTATTGGCGATGTGTTCAAATGATTTCATTTGCTTCTATGATTGGACTGAGTGCAGATTGATACGCCGAATCGACGTTAATGTCAAA AACCTCTACTGGGCCGACAGTGGTGATCTAGTGGCTATTGCTAGTGATTCTTCATTCTATATACTTAAGTATAAT CGCGATGTTGTTTCTGCACATTTCGATAGTGGCAGATCTGTAGATGACCAAGGTGTTGAAGATGCTTTTGAACTTCTTTATGAGATAAATGAACGTGTTAGAACTGGAATTTGGGTTGGAGATTGTTTCATTTACAATAATTCATCTTCGAGACTGAACTACTGTGTCGGTGGCGAG GTGACTACAATGTTTCACTTAGACAGACCCATGTACCTGCTGGGATATCTCGCTAATCAAAGTAGAGTTTTCCTGATTGACAAAGAGTTCAA TGTCGTGGGATATACTCTACTCCTCAGCTTGATAGAGTACAAGACACTTGTGATGCGTGGTGACTGGGACAGAGCTAATGAGGTCTTACCGTCGATCCCTAAGGAGCACCATAACAG TGTTGCTCGCTTCTTGGAATCACGAGGAATGATTGAGGAAGCATTGGAAGTTGCAACAGACGCTGACTACAGATTCGATCTTGCCATACAGTTGGGTAAATTAGAGATTGCAAAG GAAATTGCTGTAGTAGCACAGAGTGAATCCAAATGGAAGCAGTTGGGTGAACTAGCAATGTCTGCTGGCATG CTGGAGATGGCCGAGGATTGTTTGAAGCATGCTAATGACTTGAGTGGTTTACTGCTGCTTTATTCCTCATTAGGAGATGCTGAAGGAATTGCTGAACTATCATCTATTGCAAAGGAGCATGGAAGAAACAATGTTGCATTCCTTTGCCTGTTCCTCTTGGGTAAAGTGGAAGAGTGTGTTCAGCTTTTGGTTGACAG CAACCGGATACCTGAAGCTGCATTTATGGCTAGATCTTATCTTCCAAGTAAGGTTTCTGAAATAGTTGCAATTTGGAGGAAGGACCTTAATAAG ATTAACCAGAAAGCAGCAGAAGCCTTGGCTGATCCTGAAGAATATCCTAACCTGTTTGAGCACTGGCAAATTGCACATGCTATTGAAGCTAGAGTCGCAGAGGAAAG GGGTGTATACCCACCAGCAGCAGATTATGAGAAATATGCTGATAGAGCAACTTCCAACCTTGTAGAAGCTTTCAGCAACATGAGAATGGATGAAGAAGAACCCCTTGAAAATGGAGAATTGGACCATGAG GTTGTTCATGATGATGAGGTGCAAGAACAGGGACAAGATGATACTCAACAAGAGAGCCAAGAAGAGGCTGTTGTAGTAGATGCTGACTCTACTGACGGTGCAGTACTCGTCAATGGAAACGAGGCTGAAGAAGAGTGGGGTACGAATACTGAAGGAAAACCGTCAGCCTAA